The proteins below come from a single Haemorhous mexicanus isolate bHaeMex1 chromosome 20, bHaeMex1.pri, whole genome shotgun sequence genomic window:
- the SRSF2 gene encoding serine/arginine-rich splicing factor 2, which translates to MSYGRPPPDVEGMTSLKVDNLTYRTSPDTLRRVFEKYGRVGDVYIPRDRYTKESRGFAFVRFHDKRDAEDAMDAMDGAVLDGRELRVQMARYGRPPDSHHSRRGPPPRRYSSSGYGRRSRSPRRRRRSRSRSRSRSRSRSRSRYSRSKSRSRTRSRSRSTSKSRSARRSKSKSSSVSRSRSRSRSRSRSRSPPPASKRESNSRSRSKSPPKSPEEEGAVSS; encoded by the exons ATGAGCTACGGCCGCCCGCCGCCCGATGTGGAGGGCATGACGTCCCTCAAGGTGGACAACCTGACCTACCGCACCTCCCCCGACACTCTCCGGAGGGTCTTTGAGAAATACGGCCGCGTGGGCGACGTCTACATCCCCCGGGACCGCTACACCAAGGAGAGCCGCGGCTTCGCCTTCGTGCGCTTCCACGACAAGCGGGACGCGGAGGACGCGATGGACGCGATGGACGGGGCGGTGCTGGACGGCCGGGAGCTCCGCGTGCAGATGGCCCGCTACGGCCGCCCGCCCGACTCGCACCACAGCCGCCGCgggccgccgccccgccggtACAGCAGCAGCGGCTACGGCCGCCGCAGCCGCAG CCCTAGAAGACGCCGTCGCAGCCGATCTAGAAGCAGGAGCCGCTCTAGGTCCCGGAGTCGGTCCCGCTACAGTCGATCCAAATCCCGGTCTCGCACACGCTCTCGGTCTCGCTCCACCTCCAAGTCCAGATCTGCCAGGAGATCCAAGTCAAAGTCCTCATCTGTCTCCAGATCCCGATCCAGGTCAAGATCCCGGTCCAGATCTAGaagccctccccctgcctcaaagagggaATCCAACTCTAGATCCAGGTCTAAGAGCCCTCCTAAGTCTCCGGAAGAAGAAGGAGCTGTATCCTCCTAG
- the MFSD11 gene encoding UNC93-like protein MFSD11 — protein sequence MSPEGKKLFNIIILGVSFMFIFTAFQSCGNIAQTVITNLNNTDFHGSGYTSMSIIYGVLSASNLISPSLVAIVGPQFSMVVSGVFYSLYIAVFIQPATWAFYTASVLIGIAAAVLWTAQGNCLTENSDENTIGRNSGIFWALLQFSLIFGNLYIYLAWQGKTHISESDRRTVFIALTVISLVGTVLFFLIRKQEDTKAPGDNDSTNEILGESSSARNKMMRAVAAFKKSITLSFTKEMLLLSVTTAYTGLVLTFFSGVYGTCIGAVNRFGSEEKSLIGLSGIFIGIGEILGGGIFGLLSKKSRSGRNPVVMLGILVHFIAFYLIFFNMPNDAPIAPMEGTDQVAYMIPSKEVAMLCSFLLGLGDSCFNTQLLSILGFLYSEDSAPAFAIFKFVQSICAAVAYFYSNYFLLQWQLLIMVLVGFFGTITFFTVEWGAAAALAARGSDYSSI from the exons atgtctccagaaggaaaaaagcttttcaacaTCATTATTTTGGGAGTCTCATTTATGTTTATATTCACTGCTTTCCAATCCTGTGGAAATATCGCG CAAACTGTTATCACAAATTTAAACAACACAGACTTCCATGGCAGTGGCTACACGAG cATGTCCATTATTTATGGAGTATTGTCTGCATCAAATCTTATATCACCTTCATTGGTTGCAATAGTGGGACCTCAGTTCTCCATGGTTGTTAGTGGTGTGTTTTATAG CCTGTACATTGCAGTCTTCATCCAGCCAGCTACATGGGCTTTCTACACTGCCTCTGTGCTTATTGGCATTGCAGCTGCTG TCCTctggacagcccagggaaaTTGCTTGACTGAAAATTCTGATGAAAACACCATTGGAAGGAACAGTGGAATATTTTGGGCACTCCTACAGTTCAG CTTGATTTTTGGAAATCTTTATATATACTTGGCTTGGCAAGGGAAAACTCACATATCAG AGAGCGATCGCAGAACTGTCTTCATTGCTCTGACTGTTATCAGTCTTGTGGGCACAGTTCTGTTCTTTCTGATTAGGAAACAAGAGGACACAAAAGCTCCAGGGGATAATGATTCCACTAATGAAATCCTGGGGGAGAGCTC GTCTGCACGAAACAAAATGATGAGAGCAGTGGCTGCCTTCA AGAAATCTATTACACTGAGCTTCACCAAAGAGATGCTGCTTCTCAGTGTTACCACAGCCTACACAG GTTTGGTGTTGACATTCTTTTCTGGAGTCTATGGAACGTGCATTGGTGCTGTGAATAGGTTTGGCAGTGAAGAGAAAAGCCTGATTGGTCTCTCTGGTATTTTTATTGGTATTGGAGAAATCTTGG ggggAGGAATCTTTGGCTTGCTGAGCAAGAAGAGTCGCTCTGGCAGGAACCCAGTGGTGATGCTGGGCATCCTTGTCCACTTCATAgccttttatttaatttttttcaacatGCCAAATGATGCCCCCATTGCTCCTATGGAAGGAACAGATCAAGTTGCTTATATGATTCCAAG CAAAGAGGTGGCCAtgctctgcagcttcctgctggggctgggggacagctgCTTCAACACCCAGCTCCTCAGCATTTTGGGATTCCTGTATTCAGAGGACAGTGCTCCTGCCTTTGCCATCTTTAAGTTTGTTCAG tCCATCTGTGCTGCAGTTGCCTATTTCTACAGCAACTAtttcctgctgcagtggcagctcTTGATCATGGTGCTGGTGGGCTTCTTTGGAACAATCACCTTCTTCACTGTggagtggggagcagcagcagccctggctgcccgTGGCTCAGACTACAGCAGCATctga